The Brenneria rubrifaciens genome has a window encoding:
- the moeB gene encoding molybdopterin-synthase adenylyltransferase MoeB, with product MLPELSDAETLRYNRQIVLRGFDFDGQEKLKAARLLIVGLGGLGCTASQYLAAAGVGHLTLLDFDTVSLSNLQRQILHRDQRIGMAKVESAQIALAEINPHLSLDAVNASLNDEALGALMEKHDAVLDCTDNVAIRDRLNQLGFQLKRPLISGAAIRMEGQISVFTYRPEEPCYRCLSRFFGDNAPTCAEAGVMAPLVGTIGSLQAMEAIKLLTGYGRVATGRLLLFDAMTLQFRETKLPKNPDCEVCGR from the coding sequence ATGCTGCCTGAACTCAGTGATGCCGAGACGCTGCGTTACAATCGTCAGATTGTGCTGCGCGGTTTTGACTTTGACGGACAGGAGAAGCTGAAAGCCGCCCGCTTGCTGATTGTCGGGCTTGGCGGGCTGGGCTGTACGGCGTCGCAATATTTGGCGGCGGCGGGTGTTGGCCATCTGACGCTGCTGGATTTTGATACCGTTTCACTGTCCAACCTGCAACGCCAGATATTACACCGCGACCAACGTATCGGCATGGCGAAAGTCGAATCGGCGCAGATCGCACTGGCTGAAATCAACCCGCATCTGTCGCTGGATGCGGTCAACGCCAGTCTGAATGATGAAGCGCTGGGCGCGCTGATGGAAAAGCACGATGCCGTGCTGGACTGCACCGATAATGTGGCTATCCGCGACAGGTTGAATCAGTTGGGTTTTCAGCTTAAAAGACCCCTGATTTCCGGCGCGGCGATTCGCATGGAAGGACAGATCAGCGTGTTTACCTATCGCCCTGAGGAGCCTTGTTACCGCTGCCTTAGCCGATTTTTTGGCGACAACGCGCCGACCTGCGCGGAAGCGGGCGTGATGGCGCCGCTGGTGGGGACTATCGGCAGTCTGCAAGCGATGGAAGCGATCAAGCTGCTAACCGGTTATGGTCGCGTCGCCACGGGCCGTTTACTGCTATTCGATGCCATGACGCTGCAATTCCGCGAAACCAAGCTGCCGAAAAATCCGGACTGTGAGGTATGCGGCAGATGA
- a CDS encoding acyl-CoA thioesterase, which yields MNQLLSIDERIQNSVTKVAKVVFPTNINHHSTLFGGTALSWMDEISFITATRFCHKPLVTVSTEKINFNTPIPSGTIIELIGQVSRVGRTSLTVDVSVFLEQMYTDGRTKVISGQFNFVAVNDEGRPIPLF from the coding sequence ATGAACCAGCTTCTTTCCATCGACGAAAGAATCCAGAACTCGGTAACCAAAGTCGCCAAAGTTGTTTTTCCTACCAATATCAATCATCACTCCACCCTGTTCGGCGGCACGGCGTTGTCGTGGATGGACGAGATCTCTTTCATCACTGCGACCCGTTTTTGCCATAAACCGCTGGTGACGGTTTCCACAGAAAAGATTAACTTTAATACACCGATTCCTTCCGGCACGATTATCGAACTTATCGGGCAGGTCAGTCGGGTCGGCAGAACCAGCCTCACCGTTGACGTCAGTGTTTTTCTGGAACAGATGTATACGGATGGCCGGACCAAAGTGATCTCCGGGCAGTTCAATTTTGTCGCCGTGAATGACGAAGGCCGCCCGATTCCATTATTTTAA
- a CDS encoding nitroreductase family protein yields the protein MSNAFLQAIKARRSIYAIGNKLPISEDAVTALITEAVKQSPSSFNSQSSRVVILFGEQHEKLWDIVKQQLKQIVPADAFASTEQKLASFAAGAGTVLFFEDTKVIEDLQQKFALYADNFPIWSEHSTGIAQFAVWSTLAQEKIGASLQHYNPLIDDDVKKQWRLPASWQLRAELPFGAIEQPAGEKTYIADEERFRIFK from the coding sequence ATGAGTAATGCTTTTTTGCAAGCTATCAAAGCCCGCCGCAGCATCTATGCCATCGGGAATAAATTACCCATCTCCGAGGATGCGGTAACCGCGCTGATTACCGAAGCCGTAAAGCAAAGCCCTTCATCCTTTAACTCACAAAGCTCCCGCGTAGTGATCCTGTTCGGTGAACAGCACGAAAAACTCTGGGATATCGTTAAACAACAGTTAAAGCAAATCGTGCCCGCAGATGCCTTTGCCTCCACAGAACAAAAGCTGGCGTCATTCGCCGCGGGCGCAGGCACCGTACTGTTCTTTGAAGACACGAAAGTCATTGAAGATCTACAACAGAAGTTTGCCCTTTATGCGGATAACTTCCCTATCTGGTCTGAGCACTCCACCGGCATTGCCCAGTTCGCCGTGTGGTCCACACTGGCGCAGGAAAAGATTGGCGCCTCGCTCCAGCACTACAATCCGCTGATTGATGACGATGTGAAAAAACAATGGCGGCTACCGGCCAGTTGGCAACTGCGCGCCGAGTTGCCTTTTGGCGCTATCGAACAACCCGCAGGTGAAAAAACCTATATCGCGGATGAAGAACGCTTTCGTATCTTTAAGTAA